One Halanaerobiaceae bacterium ANBcell28 DNA segment encodes these proteins:
- a CDS encoding maltose ABC transporter substrate-binding protein, with product MKKALTLLIVFLMLVGLVQTVGASTPGQLLIWADDTRTPVLEDVKGQFEEEYGVSVIIQEKPFGDIRDDLAIEAPAGEGPDIIVGAHDWMGELIANGLIEEITLFSEDKFMNAGIEAFSWGEELYGVPYAIEAVGLFYNKDIIDEAPATFEEFKELVINLRNSDKADYGFVMPQPDPYHSFPFFSGFGGYVFGTDANGVLNPLDIGLNNEGSVRALSELAKLYDGYIPNVDYPTMMSIFTAGDAAMMLTGPWAVADIRAAGIDYGFTSLPTMDGNEPRPFVGVQGFMVSSFSENKILSQLFLNDFVANEDVMYRFYEIDDRPPTFIPAGERASEDPDTAGVLASAEFAVPMPAITEMAAVWSAWEDAISLSLTQEQDAQEALDNAVQQILRTIEEGM from the coding sequence ATGAAAAAAGCTTTAACTTTATTAATTGTTTTTCTTATGCTTGTTGGTCTAGTTCAAACAGTAGGAGCATCTACTCCAGGTCAATTACTTATCTGGGCTGATGATACCAGAACGCCAGTTTTAGAGGATGTTAAAGGACAATTTGAAGAAGAGTATGGTGTATCAGTTATTATACAGGAAAAACCTTTTGGAGATATCCGTGATGATTTAGCAATTGAAGCTCCAGCAGGAGAAGGTCCTGATATTATTGTTGGTGCTCACGATTGGATGGGCGAATTAATTGCTAATGGATTAATTGAAGAAATTACTCTTTTTAGTGAAGATAAATTTATGAATGCTGGAATAGAAGCATTTAGCTGGGGCGAAGAGCTTTATGGTGTACCATATGCTATTGAAGCTGTAGGTTTGTTCTATAATAAAGATATTATAGATGAAGCTCCTGCTACTTTTGAAGAATTCAAAGAACTTGTAATTAATCTTAGAAATAGTGATAAGGCAGATTATGGCTTTGTTATGCCTCAGCCAGACCCTTATCATAGCTTCCCATTCTTTAGTGGATTTGGTGGTTATGTCTTTGGTACAGACGCTAATGGTGTTTTAAATCCACTTGATATTGGACTTAATAACGAAGGTTCTGTAAGAGCTTTAAGTGAACTAGCTAAACTTTATGATGGCTATATTCCGAATGTTGACTATCCAACAATGATGAGTATCTTTACTGCTGGTGATGCAGCGATGATGCTTACAGGTCCATGGGCTGTAGCTGATATAAGGGCAGCTGGTATTGACTATGGCTTTACTAGCTTACCTACAATGGATGGAAATGAACCTCGACCATTTGTTGGAGTACAGGGCTTTATGGTTTCATCTTTTTCAGAGAACAAAATATTATCTCAATTATTCTTAAATGATTTTGTAGCAAATGAAGATGTAATGTATCGTTTCTATGAAATTGATGACCGTCCACCTACGTTCATTCCAGCAGGAGAGAGAGCTTCTGAAGATCCAGATACAGCTGGTGTTTTAGCAAGTGCAGAATTTGCTGTTCCTATGCCAGCTATTACTGAAATGGCTGCAGTTTGGAGTGCTTGGGAAGATGCAATTTCTTTAAGCCTAACTCAAGAACAGGATGCACAGGAAGCACTGGATAATGCAGTACAACAAATACTCAGAACTATAGAAGAAGGCATGTAA